ATTGTAGCATCATAAcattatcaatatttaatatctattatttattattaattatgcaattaaaatatgtcacatatcactttttattgtaattaaaatcaaatctttctttccaaaattaataaattctctttttctctttactaattttacaacaaaaatgtgtcacatgtcactctctcattgtaattgaaatcaaatttttccctttagaattaaagaatttttccttccttcctactaattttacaaccaaaatatgccacatgttaatttttcattataattgaaatcaaatctttctcttcaaaattaaagagtttTTCCTACCTCCCTCTTcttttctctatctctctcGTTCCTTCAACTACTCtatctcttttatatattattatcaataacTAATTACgaatttgacaatcaaaatgtacgacatgacattttttaattacattaaaattaaaattcaaatattaaattaaaattaaaatatacctatattatgtatcatatatcatatattactatctaatttaataactaaatatgtcacatgacactcttattaaaattgagaaaaaatatttttttctaaaattaataaactccctaaattctctcatctacctctatttcttttatttctttctatcattttcactctatatataatttatattttatattagtaatttgacaaattaaaatgtcatttgatatttttttattacatataatttagagagaatactaataatataattaaaaattagaatcaagattcatttgtttaaaataaatttattttaagttaatcttataactattataattaaaagttagaatcaagattcaattgtttaaaataaatttattttgagttaattttataactatcaatataattgtttatactaatatctaattatatttttatatatataaagaaaaaatattatttttaaataacaagtataaaaattaattatttctatttgtgtAACAAACTTAAcatctaattaaatataaaaatatacgtattaaattatttcaaattttagataacaaatgttaaaattaattattaataaaaaataaacttttttatgtaaaaataataattaaaacttttattatttaattttttatctagaGAGACTTtagacttagtcaaaaatttttatcaatctataacctttttttgtaaaaataatttaattttataaatctctATACATAAATGCATAACCTATATTATCAGAACAAAgtaaacataattttaaaaaatttatattccaaaaatattattactaataaaaataaccataattttaaaaaatttatatttcctAATATTATTaggaataaaaatactaattgcaCGAGTTATTCGTATCAACCAAACGTGGTGGTAATAACAACAGAAAAGGGTTACCAGGAACacataaaatacaaaactacAAGAGAAATCGAcatttaaaaacagaaatattTGTTTCTGACAAGCACAGGTTTGTAATAGATGTTTAGCACATGTATTATAGCATTCTTGATTGACTTATCCCCACAACCACAACCTTATATTACATTATATATTCATTCATTCCATCGTGTTTTCacccaaaaaggaaaaaatcatTCAGCGTGCCAAAAGCTTCGCAAGCAATATATCATTTTGCATCACCTGGTCCACCAAAGAGGTAACCCAGAGAGGAGCCCCCGCCAGGGGCAGCATGGACCTTGGTCGAAGGTCGGTCCTGTGGTCAAATTAGATAGAACAAGATATCAATTACAAAAAATTCCTCAAAAAATATAATCTAACCATGAGCAGAACAACCACTAGCAAGAAAACTCAAGCTGAGTAGAATTAGAAAGTTCATTGAGACAAAGTCGGATATATAGTTTTTATATATGTTGTTATTTCTCATCATCTTAATGCACTTTATCCCACTAAGCATAGTACATTTCACAAAACCAATTGTCATAACAAATACACTACAGTTTATATAAGCATACTTAAGGGCTCAATCTTTTATTCTAAAGTGTGAACATATAGTGATCATGTGTAAGGTTAAAACTTGAAAGAACttaaataatcattttaattttcctaATTTCATTTTCCATTATAGACGATGCTGCTTTTCTAAGAGTGTATGCTCAGCATTCAGCAGTGGTAAACCAGCTTCAATCTATTATAGTGTACTTAACCTTCATGACTTGATGCATTAGAGCTTGAAAAAGATGCAATCAAGGTAAAGGAAGTACCGTGATGAAGTTGCCCGTATTCTGGCCATCTATAGAATTGCTATTGATACCAGCAGGCTTGTTTGGGTCTATTGTTATTTTAGGAGGTGCTGGCTTAGGAGGAGGCACATCATTTACGGTCTGTGCTTCAGGTTGGCTATTTTTTGGTGCTGGTTTCAGGGCCTCTCCCTCTCCGCTACCAAAAAGATAACCTAATGAACTTTGCCCGCCGCCACTGCTAACTCCACGACCCATACTCTTCAACTGCTTTCCCGAAAGGGGGAAAAAACCAACCGATGAATACGGAAGGAAGAAAATTAGCTGGGgtgtataaatattaaaaccAC
The Arachis duranensis cultivar V14167 chromosome 5, aradu.V14167.gnm2.J7QH, whole genome shotgun sequence genome window above contains:
- the LOC107489426 gene encoding protein SPIRAL1-like 1, with the protein product MGRGVSSGGGQSSLGYLFGSGEGEALKPAPKNSQPEAQTVNDVPPPKPAPPKITIDPNKPAGINSNSIDGQNTGNFITDRPSTKVHAAPGGGSSLGYLFGGPGDAK